One Pseudoalteromonas rubra genomic window, TGGAAGTCATGGTGTCTATGGTCATCGCAGCCATTGCCTTGCTGGGGCTTGCTGCGGCGCAGATAAAAGCCATGCAGTTTGCACAGAATAGCTTTAAGTACACTATTGCCCTGATCCATGGCCAGAATGCAATAGAGCGGATCTGGCCGGATATTTGTCACTACCAAAGTGTCAACACCAGCCTGAACCCAGGTACGAATCCGACAGCGGCGGGAT contains:
- a CDS encoding type IV pilus modification PilV family protein, with translation MRVVKGFSLLEVMVSMVIAAIALLGLAAAQIKAMQFAQNSFKYTIALIHGQNAIERIWPDICHYQSVNTSLNPGTNPTAAGLYPNDPRFTLTLPETFSLDMSVSVSWHDERMTDTGVDQISLHASFVNVCL